The sequence below is a genomic window from Cucumis melo cultivar AY chromosome 5, USDA_Cmelo_AY_1.0, whole genome shotgun sequence.
ACTGCTCTACTCAATTGGAGGTCTCTATTCTTCGTACacttttaatttcatttatACATTCCAAATATTAAATAAAGCTTTTGATAATGTCTTTTCTAACCAGCACGTAGTAGCATGTTTGGATTAACTTTTTTatcgaaaaaaaataattaaccaAAATAATTTTTGTCTAAGCAACTCTTTTAAAAATGACAATTATTTTAAAGGGTAAAACTGGTagacatattttttaaatatatcaaaaggTCACTGTTTATAGGCATCTGTTAGCAGTCCATAGCATTTCGTtgtatttgttatatttgtgtTTAATGTAATTTATTGAGTAATTTTGGAGCATAAAATGTTGTTATGTATGTGTATGTTTGTATACACATGGTATgaatgaaaaatatatttataattggTAGGAATCAGAACTTTTGAATAAGACAGTGCAAATGTATATGATGTAACAACACAtctttattgaaaatatttttcttttccaaattcaAGTATTCTAAGAATAtgtaatgaaaaaagaaaatatattttcagTTAATATAACATCTAAGATAATCTGTTATATAAAGTATATTTTATACATGTAAGAGGTGGAGTAATTAAATTAGAAGGTATTCCAAATGGACTCTAATTAGTTAGATTGGTATTGAATGTAGGAATACATCGAAGACTTTTTGAAGGAAAAGAAGTTGATATTGATAGTTTCGAAGCGTTTGGATATTTCAACGGAAGATCTAGAAATTCTTTATTCAATCTACAATGAAGTGAAGAAGGAAAATAAGTTCGAGATGGTTTGGATTCCGGTGATACCGGATCCTCCAATGGATGGTGATGAGGAAGGgtatgaatatttgaaatctGTGATGAAATGGTATGTGGTGCCATTTAATACAAAAATTGCAGGTATGAGATTTCTGGAGGAAAGATGGGAGCTTAGAGAAGATATATTGATGGTTGTTCTAAACACACAATCGAAGGTTGAATTTTCAAATGGTATTCATTTGGCAAGAATATGGGAGAAAGAAGCTCTTCCTTTTACTTATGATAGAGCAAAAGCTTTGTTGAAAAAGAATTGGATTGACTCAACTGTTGTCAAGTTTACTGATCAACCTAGGTTGAGGAGTCTGGTTGTGGTAACTTTCTCATTTCtcatttcttaatttttttttttttcttcataattATTTGTTAATCAACCTTTTTTTAATTGAGAAATACatgataaatatttaaaatttatgacATAATGTTATGTTCTAAAGATATGGTTTCCATGCAAAAGAATTTATTGTCTTTTCTTTATTACCTGGAAAAAGGAATATCATGGGGAATCATATTACTATTGAAAAAAacaatcttctttttcttcaaataaacTTGAGAGTTGTGGGAATTCCATCTGCTTCAAATTTTTATAACCATATATTATTTCCAATCAGATTAACCAGGAAAGGAACGTCATATTCTATGGAGGACACAATCTCAGATGGattaaaaaatttgaagaatcAGCAGAAGTCATGAAAAGAGATCCTACGACCAGAGAAGAAGGAATTACATTTGAGTTGGCACCCGTGGGATTGAACAAAGGAGAACAAGATCCAGCCCTTATGTTTCGTTTCTGGATGGCACAACGCAGTTATTTCATTCTCAAACATCAATTACAGGGATCGACTGCAACCGAGGATATTTCACGATTGATATCTTACGAAACTGAAGATGGATGGGCAATCATAACCAAAGGTCCCACTGTCGTCTTCGTTGCTGGTGGTGATTTGATATTAAAAGCAATGGACGAGTTTCATTTATGGAAGAAAAATATGCGTCGATTAGGCTTCTCTGGTTCTTTCAAAGAGCACTTCGATGAACTCACTGCCACGAGTCTTCACTGCACGAATGTAAATCTTATCGGATTTAGTGGGTGGATTCCTCTTTTCCTCACTTGTCCTATGTGTCGTCGCTACATGGGAAGTGGTATCAGATTCACATGCTGCCATGGCGGCCCTGATGTGCTTTTTTAGATCATCATCTTATTCTGCCATGCAGCCCGGCCTCGTTCTTTAGATCATCGTATTATTCTTCTTCTACTATTGCTAAATAATACCATTTGGCTGTCTCTTCTACCTGTAGAGTCCCTAAAGCCATGTGGCTATACTATAATGATGTTCTCTTATTATATTTCATACTTATAATTGGTTTCGTCATTTACGTGATGAGCCTGAGTATAATAAATATACAAGAGTTGAATGTTTGGAAATTAAATACCCAAGATATTATATATCCGTATGCATTATACATAAGATTTAATACCCGTCGAAATAATCAAGCCTTAAAGCTTAACAAGGATGAAAATAACATGATAGCATAATTGCATTACAGGCCTACTGTTCATTGTCCAAGAAACTTCCTACAAGCATTTAGCTTCAATTGATAATGTCACCTAGACACTGTTCCATCCCGGAGAAAACTTGATTTGGGTTTATATATACAGAGTACATGATTGCAGTGCCAAAAAAATCACTAAGAAACAGGCCCTAGATAATCACCTTCCAAACTTACAAGTGCTTGAAACTCTCTTTCGGCCTCAAGCCACTTTGTTCCAATCACAATAAAACGCACTACCACGTCTTTCTCAATCTTTGAGAGCTTGTCGTTCAGGAAGACGGGATTCTCACCCGGCACATAGCGGTAGTCTGGCATTTTTAGGTAAGAGAGATAAATGTTCTCGACGGGGCCACATCTCAAGAAAACACCATGCTTGAGAACCTTGTGAACAACCCCTTCCAAGATCTCTCCCCGATAAAGTTTGAAGGTGATACCACTAAAAGTAACTGGAAACAAGACATCACCTGTTTGACGAACTTTCCCTTCTCCTATATTTTCTAGAGTAGTAACTGCAAGGAAATAGCCGAGATCCTTGGTGGCCTTTTTGGTGGCAAATTCATCTAGTAGACGGATTATAATAGACCTCTGGAGCATCAAGCCCTTTGCATCTAAGTTTTCAGCAGGAATTATGACATTCCACGGTAACTGCACTTTGAGAAACATTTTCCTACTTCCTTCAACGTTCAACCTATCAGAGATCTTGAAGAACAAGacttaaaattaatatttttattccAAATATGTAAAAGACAGTTTCGATCATTCCTAGTTATCAGTATTTTATCTAAAATCAGATTATACAGCACTAAATTTATCGTAATTCGAAATATCAGTGACAGAATTACAATGttttttttcaactttgaataagaataataatgaaaagagCCTCTTCTAGTAGGGTTGGCCACCATTACCAGCTAGCATATCTAACTCTTCAAAAACTAGATCTCTTTCTCAGGGTTCATCCCAAAATTAAATAGCAGTAGGAAGAGTCACTCATATATCTCATAAAGATTGTGAGCTCCCCTCATCGTTTCAATATGGGATACTAAACTTAGAGAAATAGACATTTTATTATTTACTTCCAAATCCAACAATATCTAGAACAAATCACACCAAAAGGCCAATGACAATGACTGCCGGTGACTGACACTCATCTCCCCAAACTCAACTTTGCTTCTGCATGCATACAAATAGCTGAACTTACTAACTTCCTTCCGTAAGAGACAAACTTCCATATGATTTAGTCACGTTTCAAGATTTAATAGATTTGACAAGTAATGTATCAGATTCACTCTCTTCATCGTCTTCAACATAAACTATGACCACTCTAGAACGGAAAACCCACATTCTACTCCTATGATCACTATTTTTGTATTATCTCTGCCATCATATTTAAGAAAGCGTGGTTCTAAGGTAAAAGGAGAATCATGCAGGGGACGACAGCAGGAGAACCCCCAACAGCTCCAAACCCACATTAAAAGTGACAGCCAAAGAAAACGACATATGACAATAGATAGAATCCTTCAGTTTATCTGAAAAGAAAACCTCATCCTCCAATACGTCCCTTGCACCTCAAAAAGAAAATCCCATTCACAGCAATCCAAGTTCTCAAAAAGTTCCGATCCCTCCTCACTAAATACATGTTTGGGaatgattttgaaatagttaaaATCAATTTTGTTATGCTTCAAAACCACTTCCATGCATGCTTCtaatcattcaaaatcaatttaatcACTTCTAAACAAAACTTTCAAGCAATCAAAACTGATTTTGaaggattgaaaaaaatgtttgggAGTGATTTTTAACCATTTCAAAGCATGGCCTAAGTAGTCAAGAACTTTATAGACAAAGGTCAAACAAAGCCACTTCCATTTCCCATTAGAACATTATCTTTTACCAATGCGTGATCAATACCAACGTTATTCAGTAAATTCGAGCAACAAAATAAACGTACCAAGAAGTATGAAAGTCTAAATCATATAAAATTGTAGGATAATAAAGTAGGAAACCATCAAAGACAGACTAAGAAACGATCTTTGAAAATTTAGACAACCGCACTAATTTGGCCGCTGAAGTATTGGTTTTTCAGTGTGTAAGAGCGAACGAGAGAGAAGACAAGAAAATGTTATAGTTTCAATAAATACAAGCATACGAATAGTCATATTGAGAACCACCGAACACGAATCAAATATAAACAAAGGaatgataaaaaataataaaaaaaaaaaaaaaaaaaaaaaaaaaaaaactagggtTTTTGAGCAGACCtgaagaagcagaagaagaggaagaagcaGCAACTACC
It includes:
- the LOC103502854 gene encoding DNA-directed RNA polymerase V subunit 7, yielding MFLKVQLPWNVIIPAENLDAKGLMLQRSIIIRLLDEFATKKATKDLGYFLAVTTLENIGEGKVRQTGDVLFPVTFSGITFKLYRGEILEGVVHKVLKHGVFLRCGPVENIYLSYLKMPDYRYVPGENPVFLNDKLSKIEKDVVVRFIVIGTKWLEAEREFQALVSLEGDYLGPVS
- the LOC103502855 gene encoding protein SIEVE ELEMENT OCCLUSION B-like, whose translation is MSIFRPKTSATALALALPQEIDKEEEKSLKHLSDDFITNRIFTINSDAETMKIDIDSYILFIESVIKSSDKIAVASHWAKGSKGHFELADETLKYPTQIDPPICTLHQISTEMICKDPGAETAHQTTLDILQKLTKYSWDAKAVLIFTAFATTYGVLWHLDNYSHSDTLAKSLATIKRVALLRKELDSVKYGQVFFNPNSMIYNCMKAIKYINEFRNLSKYDTKDVPELSAALRQIPLVSYWIIHTLVASSIELHCYLSGVQGQTHKYLNELSEKSESVLLTLENHLQLIREQIEEVELYRWLVDQTDHFPTDITLFLSKLIDGKHKARPLINCSTQLEEYIEDFLKEKKLILIVSKRLDISTEDLEILYSIYNEVKKENKFEMVWIPVIPDPPMDGDEEGYEYLKSVMKWYVVPFNTKIAGMRFLEERWELREDILMVVLNTQSKVEFSNGIHLARIWEKEALPFTYDRAKALLKKNWIDSTVVKFTDQPRLRSLVVINQERNVIFYGGHNLRWIKKFEESAEVMKRDPTTREEGITFELAPVGLNKGEQDPALMFRFWMAQRSYFILKHQLQGSTATEDISRLISYETEDGWAIITKGPTVVFVAGGDLILKAMDEFHLWKKNMRRLGFSGSFKEHFDELTATSLHCTNVNLIGFSGWIPLFLTCPMCRRYMGSGIRFTCCHGGPDVLF